One stretch of Candidatus Poribacteria bacterium DNA includes these proteins:
- a CDS encoding HAD family hydrolase, translated as MPYKAVIFDLFGTLVENFSSQAYDQVQVQMAKILDIPYPKFQQVMLATINDKSSDGYYAVEDNILEICRCLSIKVNTSQIEQAATLHYEFSESTLIIEPKVLKSLGTLKRDNLLLGLITNCRPPIPSAFLQSPLAQYIDVPVFSCEERIKKPARRIYEIVCERLKVQPQECLYVGDGSGQELTGATAVGMLPILKRADLTDVYDPHRPEVENWQGIAIDEISELCTIIPELASLCVNPNQW; from the coding sequence ATGCCCTACAAAGCTGTTATATTCGATCTGTTTGGAACTTTAGTCGAAAATTTCAGCAGTCAAGCGTACGACCAAGTCCAAGTTCAAATGGCTAAAATCCTTGACATTCCATACCCAAAATTCCAGCAAGTCATGCTGGCAACAATCAATGATAAATCCTCAGACGGCTATTATGCTGTTGAAGACAATATACTTGAGATATGTCGTTGCTTAAGTATTAAAGTCAATACGTCCCAAATTGAGCAAGCTGCCACTCTGCATTATGAATTCTCAGAGAGTACACTCATCATCGAACCCAAGGTTTTGAAGTCATTAGGGACATTGAAGCGCGACAACTTACTTTTAGGACTTATCACCAATTGCAGACCGCCTATCCCATCTGCTTTCTTACAGTCTCCATTGGCTCAATACATTGATGTTCCTGTTTTTTCCTGTGAAGAACGGATCAAGAAACCGGCACGCCGTATCTATGAAATAGTCTGCGAGCGGCTGAAGGTCCAACCGCAAGAATGTCTCTACGTTGGCGATGGGAGTGGTCAAGAATTGACAGGTGCCACAGCGGTCGGAATGCTACCCATACTAAAACGCGCTGATTTAACGGATGTCTATGACCCACATCGACCCGAAGTCGAAAACTGGCAAGGCATCGCTATTGATGAAATTTCGGAGTTATGCACTATTATTCCCGAGTTGGCGTCATTATGTGTTAACCCGAATCAATGGTAA
- the leuD gene encoding 3-isopropylmalate dehydratase small subunit, which yields MEAFKEHVGRVVPLDRINVDTDQIIPKQFLKRIERTGFGEFLFNDWRYLENGDPNPEFVLNLPRYADASILIAGVNFGCGSSREHAPWALQQYGFKAILAPSFADIFRNNCYKNGILPIALPADIIASLSQEAHDTEGYQLMVDLDQQSVICADGTAHTFEIGDFEKYCLLNGLDEIGWTLQYEADIAAYENQNPS from the coding sequence ATGGAAGCATTCAAAGAACATGTGGGACGTGTTGTCCCGCTCGACCGGATTAACGTTGATACCGACCAAATTATCCCGAAGCAATTCCTGAAACGGATTGAACGCACAGGCTTCGGTGAATTTCTCTTTAACGACTGGCGTTACCTTGAAAATGGCGATCCGAACCCAGAATTCGTATTGAACCTCCCACGCTACGCAGATGCGAGTATTCTCATCGCAGGCGTAAACTTCGGTTGTGGCAGCTCCCGCGAACACGCGCCGTGGGCACTCCAACAATACGGCTTCAAGGCGATTCTCGCGCCCTCGTTTGCTGACATTTTCCGAAATAATTGCTACAAAAACGGCATCCTACCGATAGCCTTACCTGCGGACATTATTGCCTCGCTCAGTCAAGAGGCACATGACACTGAAGGCTACCAATTGATGGTAGACCTGGACCAGCAGTCGGTGATCTGCGCTGATGGCACTGCACACACTTTTGAAATCGGCGATTTTGAGAAGTACTGCCTCCTGAACGGACTGGACGAAATCGGCTGGACCTTGCAGTATGAGGCAGACATTGCCGCTTATGAGAACCAAAATCCCTCATAG